In Trichomycterus rosablanca isolate fTriRos1 chromosome 4, fTriRos1.hap1, whole genome shotgun sequence, one DNA window encodes the following:
- the ncf2 gene encoding neutrophil cytosol factor 2 — protein sequence MSFVITLRQWDEAVAYVEKGDPASALRTFMNIEEKISKINYNIGWLHLNNNELDAAEKAFDSSIGKDEHLAVAFFQRGVTFFKKERFEESLMDFQQAFKELRGNQLIDYKPLGLMYKLYACEVLHNIGLVHAQLGKWEKAQENLLTALNLGTEAKFSHIDKALESILKQKLFPLVVIRGELLFKPNKHYVAELEKKDYLGKAKVISSVVPADNFSGFAPLQPQVEDVPLTPKAPEVLRALEGEPHTVLYEFIPETKEELAVLPGNVVFVLQRGTDNWASVIFNERRGLVPYNFLEPLDITMASKTVQVASPIITDEIPAPPRRAAPSKPISNAGGDAAKTKSKDAGDSSCCIVKVHFLFTITFCIAPGQPYKAILQMISTKLQRAASELTLTYTKPGCSERVTVDESEMDVLWSCVKNNRLTLWCSATEHKTVTQKRDMVALYSYKASKTEDLEFSQGDVITVLSEVNGEWLEGECNGRSGIFPAAFVVCHEENQ from the exons ATGTCGTTTGTGATCACTCTGCGCCAGTGGGATGAAGCAGTGGCTTATGTGGAGAAAGGTGACCCGGCCTCTGCTCTCAGAACTTTCATGAACATTGAGGAGAAAATCTCAAAAATTAATTACAACATTGGATGGCTTCACCTGAACAACAATGAACTGGATGCTGCTGAAAAG GCTTTTGACAGTAGCATTGGCAAAGATGAACATCTGGCTGTTGCTTTTTTTCAAAGGGGAGTTACATTCTTTAAAAAGGAAAG GTTTGAGGAATCACTCATGGATTTCCAACAAGCTTTTAAGGAGTTGAGAGGGAATCAGCTGATAGACTACAAACCCCTAGGACTGATGTATAAACTTTATGCCTGTGAG GTATTGCACAATATTGGACTTGTTCATGCCCAGCTGGGGAAATGGGAGAAAGCCCAAGAAAACCTTCTCACAGCTCTTAATCTCGGTACAGAGGCCAAATTCAGTCACATCGACAAGGCTCTGGAATCTATTCTG AAGCAGAAGCTTTTTCCTTTAGTAGTGATTCGAGGTGAGCTGCTGTTCAAACCCAATAAGCACTATGTGGCAGAGCTGGAGAAAAAGGACTACCTTGGAAAGGCCAAG GTCATATCTTCTGTTGTTCCTGCTGATAATTTCTCAGGCTTTGCCCCTCTGCAGCCACAA GTTGAAGATGTACCACTTACGCCCAAGGCACCTGAAGTGCTAAG AGCACTTGAAGGTGAACCTCACACTGTTCTGTACGAGTTTATTCCTGAGACCAAAGAGGAATTAGCTGTGTTACCAGGCAACGTGGTTTTTGTTCTTCAAAGAGGGACTGACAACTGGGCTTCTGTTATTTTCAATGAAAGG AGAGGGTTAGTTCCATACAATTTTTTGGAACCTTTGGATATTACTATGGCATCAAAAACTGTTCAG GTTGCATCACCAATCATCACTGATGAAATCCCAGCTCCACCCAGAAGAGCAGCACCCAGTAAACCTATAAGTAATGCAGGTGGTGATGCTGCCAAGACAAAG AGTAAGGATGCTGGAGATTCCTCGTGCTGTATTGTGAAAGTGCACTTCCTGTTTACCATAACCTTCTGTATTGCACCAGGACAGCCATATAAAGCCATCCTTCAGATGATAAGTACTAAACTCCAGCGAGCTGCCTCTGAGCTCACACTAAC CTACACTAAGCCTGGCTGTTCAGAAAGAGTGACTGTTGACGAGTCAGAGATGGACGTTCTGTGGAGCTGTGTAAAGAACAATCGCCTCACACTGTGGTGTTCGGCCACTGAG CACAAAACTGTTACTCAAAAAAGAGACATGGTGGCTCTGTACTCCTACAAAGCCTCCAAAACTGAAGATCTAGAGTTTTCCCAAGGTGATGTCATCACTGTCCTCTCAGAAG TTAATGGAGAGTGGCTGGAAGGGGAGTGTAATGGAAGGAGTGGTATTTTTCCAGCAGCTTTTGTTGTATGTCATGAAGAGAACCAATAG